A window of Microcoleus sp. FACHB-68 genomic DNA:
TAACAAAAGGCTGACTCTAGTATGGGACAGGCAGGCAAAGCACTTAGACAAGTATTGGAGACGTACAGCATCAGTCAGAGCAGTCTGGCAACTGCTTTGGGGGTTGACCGCCCTATCGTGTTTCGTTGGTTTCATGAACACACAGATCCCACAGCCGAGACAGTTGCAGGTATTGTTGAAGTCCTACGTGAGATTAATACAGATGCAGCAGAGTCATTCATTAGGCTTTATCTAGGAGGCTTCTCCCAAAGCATAGAAACTGTTTCAACCAGTGAAAGACAACTTCCACCGTCGGAAGATGTAAATGTTGCATTTCTGTCTGGAATTTTCAATAAAACAACTAATTCTTATAAATATCTATTCTTCATCTCTATCTTAGATATCTTGGAGAGAAGAAAATTTAGCATCTCATCACCTATCAGTTTCAGGGAAATTATTATTGAGATGCTATTCAATGCTTTGTATCCACACATCTACTTCAAGCTGTCCTTTGGCAAACAAGATGAAATCACCAAAGAAATAGACAAATTAATCATAAGGCTTGGTGAATTGAAGGCTAAATTAACCGAAGAAGACAGAAGGGATTTACATAAAAAACTCGAGAATCAAGATATAGATGTTATGCGCTTCAGACGGTTCGTTCCGTTTCTACTAATCAGACCATTTTTTGAACAAGAATTAAGGAATATTGACCCTAGTGAAAGAAGACAGCCTGGGCAAACCGAACAGCATATCATACGCTTAGCAAACAGTAAATTTGATGGATATAAACCTCTTTACTGTTTCGACTCAGATGAATACAAGCGGTGTAAATCAATCATTTTGCATCCGTCTTGGGTTTCCTATTTAAAAACCAATTACTCAATTGTACGCAGCTGGGCATCATGGCATTGGCTACAATATATGCAGGAGCGTAACCCAACTACACCTGCTATAGTCAACAAGTTATTTCCACCACAGGAAAGACGTTTGCTCAATGAACAAAAGATTTGGTGGAAAGAAGTTTTTGCACATAAAGAGGCACATACAGAGATACGCTGTATTTATTCTGATGAGTTAGTAGATCCACAAAAGTTCTCTCTGGATCATTACATACCCTGGTCTTTTGTCGGTCACGATTTACCCTGGAATTTAATTCCCACTCTTCCAAAAGTGAATTCATCAAAATCTAATAACTTACCCTCAGTAGAGTATTTTGATAAGTTTGTTAGCCTTCAACACTTGGGTCTCACAACCCTGCATAAACAGTTAAAAAAAATTAACAGAAAAAAATGGAATGATCAGATTGATTCCTTTGTAAGTGAATTAAAGCTCAGTGATGAGGAACTTCTTGATAAAGAGAAACTTAGAAGCGCTTATGAATCTGCAATAACACCACAAATAGCACTAGCCATCAATCGTGGCTTTACTCCTAACTGGGTTTATATGCAAAACCAGCAGATGGATTTAATATCTGTCTGAAGGTTTTATTTCATGTGGAACAACACAATCAATAGGCGTATCTGTAGCTGTTTCTTCGTGTGCTGCTTGTTCAGCGTCCTCCAAGCTATCAACAACTACATCAACTGAAGTTCCATCAACGAAGTAAACCGTGTAAGCAAGCATAGAAACATCGAATCCTGCATTAACATGATGCCAACGATAGCGAATGAAAGCCCGT
This region includes:
- a CDS encoding HNH endonuclease domain-containing protein, with protein sequence MGQAGKALRQVLETYSISQSSLATALGVDRPIVFRWFHEHTDPTAETVAGIVEVLREINTDAAESFIRLYLGGFSQSIETVSTSERQLPPSEDVNVAFLSGIFNKTTNSYKYLFFISILDILERRKFSISSPISFREIIIEMLFNALYPHIYFKLSFGKQDEITKEIDKLIIRLGELKAKLTEEDRRDLHKKLENQDIDVMRFRRFVPFLLIRPFFEQELRNIDPSERRQPGQTEQHIIRLANSKFDGYKPLYCFDSDEYKRCKSIILHPSWVSYLKTNYSIVRSWASWHWLQYMQERNPTTPAIVNKLFPPQERRLLNEQKIWWKEVFAHKEAHTEIRCIYSDELVDPQKFSLDHYIPWSFVGHDLPWNLIPTLPKVNSSKSNNLPSVEYFDKFVSLQHLGLTTLHKQLKKINRKKWNDQIDSFVSELKLSDEELLDKEKLRSAYESAITPQIALAINRGFTPNWVYMQNQQMDLISV